AGTTGCCACTGGCAATGCGCACCTTTCGGCGGAACTCTCCGGCTAGGTTGCCCGATACATCTTCTAGGCAAAGGGCTTTGAGTTCGCTAATGGCTCGGCCGCCCTGCTCAAAGGCCCGCATGGCCCAATAAAAATCATCGACCAAATAGCCTTTGGGAATCGCTGAAAAATGGCTGGCCCGCAGGGCAAAAAAGCCCCCTAATGGGCCTAGGGTACGGCCCCAAATTAGGCCTTCTTGGTATTTGGCCTGTACTTCCTGAGAGATATAGCCCTGTTCGTTGCGGCCAATGCCTGCCGCCTCACTATCATAATGCTGAATATTGCTATCGACCAGGACAATATCCCTTTGCTTAAAGTGCTTGAGCAGCTCGTAAATACTGGCCGGTTTGGGCATTACATTGGCATCGGTGATCAGGAGGACCTCAGCCGATACGGCCTTGGCCGCCTCGGCCAATTGGTTAATGATAGCGGGTTTGCCTTGTCGTTCTTGGAAAGGGAAAAAGTGAATGCGGCTAGGATATTGGGCCGCATAAGCCTGCATGATATCATTGGTGGCATCTGTAGAGCAATCGGAGCCCACATAAATATGCAGCTTTTGGGCAGGATATTCAGCCGCTAATAGATGCTGCATCTTTTGCTCCAAGACCAGCTCCTCATTATGGGCGGCCATGAGCACGGCCAAAACAGGCAAATCGGGATCTTCTTGGGCATAAGTGCTGCCTTGCAGGGC
This genomic interval from Saprospira grandis contains the following:
- a CDS encoding glycosyltransferase: MIFGIGLTIFLLSSFAVVYTYVLYPLLLRFLSQGKALQGSTYAQEDPDLPVLAVLMAAHNEELVLEQKMQHLLAAEYPAQKLHIYVGSDCSTDATNDIMQAYAAQYPSRIHFFPFQERQGKPAIINQLAEAAKAVSAEVLLITDANVMPKPASIYELLKHFKQRDIVLVDSNIQHYDSEAAGIGRNEQGYISQEVQAKYQEGLIWGRTLGPLGGFFALRASHFSAIPKGYLVDDFYWAMRAFEQGGRAISELKALCLEDVSGNLAGEFRRKVRIASGNYKNLATFKHLLLPKWGSLAFVFWSHKVLRWLGPVFIVLSWSSLALLNLLDNNLIWPLLFTGQNLLFFIVPLLDWLLEQMGIHQKYLRYIRYFLAMNIALVKGFINYIKGVKTNVWQPTKRKLG